Proteins encoded in a region of the Orcinus orca chromosome 8, mOrcOrc1.1, whole genome shotgun sequence genome:
- the PAMR1 gene encoding inactive serine protease PAMR1 isoform X3 — translation MRCGQVLRVPKGQILLESYPLNAHCEWTIHTKPGFIIQLRIVMLSLEFDYMCQYDYVEVRDGDSSDSQIIRRFCGNERPAPIRSSGSSLHVLFHSDGSKNFDGFHAIFEEITACSSAPCFHDGSCLLDNTGSYKCACLAGYTGQRCENLLEERNCSDPGGPVNGYKKITGGPELINGRYAKIGTVLTFFCNNSYVLSGNEMRTCQQNGEWSGKQPICIKACREPKISDLVRRRVLPMQVQSRETPLHQLYSSAFSKQKLQDSSTKKPALPFGDLPPGYQYLHTQIQYECISPFYRRLGSSRRTCLRTGKWSGRAPSCIPICGKTENVTAPKTQRTRWPWQAAIYRRAGGVHGSSLHKDTWFLVCSGALVNERTVVVAAHCVTDLGRVTVIKTADLKVVLGKFYRDDDREEKSIQGLRISAIILHPNYDPILLDADIAVLKLLDKARISTRVQPICLAAPRDLSTSLQESRITVAGWNVLADARSPGFKNDTLRSGVVSVADSLLCEEQHEEHGIPVSVTDNMFCAGWDPAAPSDICTAETGGIAAAFFPGRASPEPRWHLVGLVSWSYDKTCSHSLYTAFTKVLPFKDWIERNMK, via the exons GATTGTCATGTTGAGCCTGGAGTTTGACTACATGTGCCAGTACGACTATGTCGAGGTCCGTGACGGGGACAGCAGCGACAGTCAGATCATCAGGCGTTTCTGTGGCAACGAGCGGCCAGCTCCCATCCGAAGCTCGGGTTCCTCGCTCCACGTCCTCTTCCACTCAGATGGCTCCAAGAACTTTGACGGCTTCCATGCCATCTTTGAGGAGATCACAG CCTGTTCCTCGGCGCCGTGTTTCCATGACGGCAGTTGCCTTCTTGACAACACCGGATCTTACAAGTGCGCCTGCCTGGCAGGCTACACCGGGCAGCGCTGTGAAAATC TCCTTGAAGAAAGAAACTGCTCAGACCCTGGGGGCCCAGTCAATGGgtacaagaaaattacaggagGCCCTGAGCTTATCAATGGGCGCTATGCAAAAATTGGCACCGTCTTGACCTTCTTTTGTAACAACTCCTATGTTCTTAGCGGCAATGAGATGAGAACTTGCCAGCAGAATGGAGAGTGGTCGGGGAAACAACCCATCTGCATAAAAG cctgTCGAGAACCAAAGATCTCAGACCTGGTGAGACGGAGAGTTCTTCCAATGCAGGTTCAGTCAAG GGAGACGCCATTACACCAGCTATACTCATCAGCCTTCAGCAAGCAGAAGCTGCAGGACTCCTCTACCAAGAAGCCAGCCCTTCCCTTTGGAGACCTGCCCCCTGGGTACCAATACCTGCACACCCAGATCCAGTATGAGTGCATCTCACCCTTCTACCGCCGCCTGGGCAGCAGCCGGAGGACATGTCTGAGGACTGGGAAGTGGAGTGGGCGTGCCCCGTCCTGCATCCCTA TCTGTGGGAAAACTGAGAACGTCACTGCTCCGAAGACCCAGAGGACGCGCTGGCCGTGGCAGGCTGCCATCTACAGGAGGGCCGGTGGGGTGCACGGGAGCAGCCTGCACAAGGACACGTGGTTCCTCGTCTGCAGCGGTGCCCTGGTCAATGAGCGCACCGTGGTGGTGGCTGCCCACTGCGTCACCGACCTGGGGAGGGTCACCGTGATCAAGACAGCAGACCTCAAAGTCGTCCTGGGGAAGTTCTACAGGGATGATGACCGGGAAGAGAAAAGCATCCAGGGCTTGCGG ATTTCTGCAATCATCCTGCATCCCAACTACGACCCCATCCTGCTGGATGCGGACATCGCCGTCCTGAAGCTCCTGGACAAGGCTCGCATCAGCACCCGCGTCCAGCCCATCTGCCTGGCGGCCCCTCGGGACCTCAGCACCTCCCTCCAGGAGTCCCGCATCACCGTGGCGGGCTGGAATGTCCTGGCAGATGCGAGGAGCCCCGGCTTCAAGAATGACACGCTGCGCTCGGGGGTAGTCAGTGTGGCGGACTCGCTGCTGTGTGAGGAGCAGCACGAAGAGCACGGCATCCCGGTGAGCGTCACAGACAACATGTTCTGTGCCGGCTGGGACCCCGCTGCGCCTTCTGACATCTGCACAGCAGAGACGGGCGGCATCGCAGCCGCGTTCTTCCCGGGGCGGGCGTCCCCTGAGCCCCGCTGGCATCTGGTGGGGCTGGTCAGCTGGAGCTATGACAAGACATGCAGCCACAGCCTCTACACAGCCTTCACCAAAGTGCTGCCCTTTAAAGACTGGATCGAGAGAAACATGAAATAA